A window of Oryza glaberrima chromosome 2, OglaRS2, whole genome shotgun sequence genomic DNA:
CCAGCAGCAACGCGCCATTTCTGCTTCCTGCAATGCCGGTAGACACCTCCTCAAGCACTGTTGCCTTAGCAATCATGCACGAGAACATGTCAGACCACCGTCTCTGTGAAATGAATGGAAGTAACACCAACATTAGTACATTATAGGATTGGAACGGAACATAAGTATACGGTGCGAAATGTGGAGGACATTAGCCCAAACCTCATCCATGAGGGTCTCTACAAGGGCAAGGCTGTTGTCGATGATGACTAGACCGGATTCCCTCGAGGCCTCAGAGACGTAGCCGGCAGGCTTCATGCCAATGCACGGTAGGAAGGAGTGAAGATACTCCTCAAAGTTGAGCACCTCCTTGCTGGGAGAACCAGGCAGTGCCGGAACCCACAATGGATCGTCCATCTGTGCCATCTTGACAAGTTCGTCCATCGCGCTGATTGCAAGCTCTAAGAACACGGACCTGTCGATGTTACCCACCAGCGATGGTATAGCAGCCCCGGTTGCGCGCGCAGGCGTGATCACCGTGCCCATCGGGCTCGACACGCCTCCGGCGAACTCATTCATACAACCGGGTAGTGTACCGAGAGACCCTAAGCCACCGATGCCTCCGATCGCTAGCTCCAGCGACGAGTTAGGCATAGGCAGCGAGAGGTGCGGCTGcagcaagggcggcggcgacaggagggagatgggcttgCCTAGGAACTTGGTGGCGAGGGCGCACACGCGGTTGAGCTCGTCCTTGAGGCGCGCATTCTCGATGCGCAGGTGCTGCTCCTCTAGGGACACCTCCCCGAGCATGGCGGGGCTCCCGCAGCTGCCGCACATTGGGCTGCGCATCGCCTCCCGGATCGTCATGTTCTCGGCGCGCAGCTTGTCGTTCTCCTGCTTGAGAAGCGCGTTCTCGTGCCGCTCCAGTTGCGTCTTGGTAAAACGAAGatcgcggcgcgcgcgcggggatcATGAAACCGTGTCAGGAAATTGCACGAAACGAACCGGCTCGAACGCCGACGAGAGAAGAAGACTAAGGCACACGATGCGATGTTCTCGCGGATGATTTACCTTCATCTGCGTGCGGCGATTCTGGAACCAGAACTTGACCTGCCGCGCATCGAGGGAGAGCCTCCTGCTGAGCTCGGCGCGCTGCTTCTCGTCCGGATGGGGGCACTCCTTGAACAGCCTACACAAGACGGACGCATCGATCCATGCATGAGAGGACAAAGAGAAAAAGGTTGGCACAGAGGAGAAGGATGCAAAGTACGAGCGAGCGTTGAGAGGGGAATTTGCTTTACGCTTCGAGCTCTTGGATCTGCTGCGGCGTGTGGCGGTGGTATCGCTTCTTCCTCTTGCGGGAGTTGCTGGGCTCGGCGTCCTCGacgtcgtcctcgccggcggccgagaTGGCGTCGAGATGGTCGCTTCCCGACCGGCTGTCGTTCTCCGCCTCAGTGTCCCTCGTCATCGCGCCGCCCGCGCTAGAaccagcgccagcgccgccgccgagcatcCGCCCGCCGATGCCACCGCCGGCGTTGTCCTGTCAACAAAATAGAGAATCAATCAATAACCTCTCGATCGAGGAGAAAACTCTCGTGTCTACGAACAGCTGACGCAACCCCGGTCCGCGACAGCCGCCGAACGCATACCAGCGCGAGGGAGagcgccggcgaggacgcgAAGCCACTGGCGAAAGGGAACTGCatgcctcccccgccgccgccgtcaaagAGGCCCCCAAAGCtcatgccgccgcctcctcgccgaagCAAAACACCACGGCGTAAACTCGAGAAAGTCCTCTTCCTTGGATCTACCCCGCCCCTCCCACACGCCTCACAACCCGATTCCTAACCCACGGCCCAACGAAGAAGAGTAAGAGACTACTGGTAGAGAGATAAAGCCTCGCCGAGGCGAGCGAACcctcaaaaccctaaccctccaCGGCGGACGGAggggcgggagagagggagggataGATTAAcaaggcgagcgagcgagcgagcgaacTGGTGGCGAGGGGAGGGGACGCATCCGATTAAAGAAAGCACTTATGTACGGCGGCGGGGAGATAGGAACGGGAGGAGGGAGCAAGCGGAGGGTCAAAATGGCAAGTCTAGTGTGGagacgaggagaggagggagaggagaggaggccccCCCGTCGTGTGGACGCGAGAGAAAAATAGAACCAGCGGAGCGTGGGGGTGAGGTGGGGGCGGGGATGGCGAGACGCTGACGACGCTGAGgcaggcagcggcagcagcagccgggtTGCGCGGTCAAACGGCCGGATGGATGCGTGCGCGCTTACTATTTTGTTGCGTTCCGCgtcgccctttttttttttttttgccttggtGCGGGTGAAGTGCACAGCAGAGAGGAGGGGTCGGTCAGGTCTCTCTTGGGTCAGAGGCGCCGGTGCCcgcttcctctcctccaccgGTGCGCCGTACGCGCCGTGTGCCGGCGTGCCCGTTATGATCTCTCTCCGGTGATCTACGGGGACGGACGGGACACGGGGGGATCGAGCGGTCGGGAGATGGCCAGGCCACGTTGTGCAGGCCGGGGTTGGGCTGGCGTCCGTGGGTCCATGGTCAGTGGGCGAGCCGCGCGGGTGTGGGGGCCGTGTGATCTGTATCCGACGGGTTGCAGTTTGGTGCAGAATTGAATGCGCCCCAGAGAAAACACAGATGCCCTTATACAGAGCTCCCTAGCCTAGCCAGTCCATGACGCTGGGCCCCACGGTAGCCGAAGGGCCCACGGTCAGTGTCTTTCGCCCCACGCACGCGTAGATCCGGGATGAGGAGGGGGGAGGTTATGGAGGCGGGCGTTAATGCAGCGCGTAGCCACTGGCCGCGGCGTGGGCGGTGGGTCCGGCGGCCCAGTGAACGGCGGATGTGGGGCCCGACCGCGGATCCGACGGTGGGGGCGGCGTCAGCGGCTTGCTCCACACGAATATTGAGGCGCTTCAATGGTGTTACAGTAGGTGGAAGGGAACCGTCCTGGCTGGTCCGGCTGGCTGGCTGGGCTGGACCGGGGAGGAGctcgggggaggaggaggcgtctGCCTCACGACCAGCTCGGCCTATTCAATGGCCTCCCCTTTCGTACCATCCCCATCTTTGGAGAGTGTTTAATTTTTGCCATGCTGCGATCGTTTGGTGTTTCTGTTGCTGTCAAGATATCCTACGACCTGATATAGAATCTTCATTGGTTGTTCATGGGTCAGTAATCGCGTCATAAACAGGGCTGGATGTGGCCAATCATCAGGCATGGTATGCCCAATTTTGATCACAGTCCGGCTTTCCAGTCTTGTAGGAAGTGAAGTTTGGATGGACAGCCCCTGGTTGGTAGGTACCAAATCTTATCTGTCGCTTCATGTGACGCATGAATTCGGGTTCATCTGCATTAGCGTCATCCAAACACTTTAACCTATGTTTCCTGTATTTGGTTAGTgtttatctactccctccatccaaaataaatAGATCTATCATATCTTGTCACAGATAAATAGGGGATAGGTGAGGAGATATTATTTCCCCCGCATATCATGAAAATGAGATGAGCTCGAAATACAAAGCCTAATATGTACAAGTAGTGTGTTATTTTACTATTGATTATGTTTGTGTCGTGCTACAGGATTATTACCGGCTTACACAGTCCCTGGAGGTAGATGTGAAGTTACAATCTTACCCCGGAGGATACATAGGAAGTTACTACAATATCCATGTCATGCTAAAAACCTAAGGGTATGGTTGTACATTTATGTGGTCCCTAGATCTTTTGGCGCTAGCTTGTAAGAGTGGTTAGAGTGGTTCCCGAGGCATCTTTCCAAGGAATATTCCTCGCTCGACGACATATCACGCCACTACTTCATCATTTCATTAGGAATCAAGGATCTTTTCACAATACACTCTAAGGGATGGTTAATCCAAGACAGAAGCAGATGGGAGAAGGTTGGATATGGATCATGATCAAGTCTACCTTGTAAGCTGTCGGAGTTCATTAATCCAGCCATTGTCCTTAAGTGCTTGCCAATGGATGGTCCTTATTTCCCTTCCGATGCATAAAAACGATTTCTAATCTTCACGCTCCATCAGCCCTATTTGAATAGCACTTAATTTCCTCTTGTAGTAGGCTCTAACACTTCTTTCCAAGCGTCGgttatttgaaatttatatgtCTCATGAGTCAAAAAGTATTTGCTACAAGTAAAACCTCTTTGGTTAGAAGTACAAGTCGAGAAGTATTTACCATAAGTAAAACCCTCTTTGGTTGGTGAGAGAGAAAATGTTTCCGTCGAATAGGGGATGGAGTTTGTCTCCTGCTTCAACACGAAATAAACTTGAAGGACACCTTTAGAACGGTGATTAGAAAAGGACATAGAAATTGGACACGGTTGCTTGTGTAAAATAGGGATTATAAAACAAATAAAGACTTGTAGATATCGTAAGGTACACTGTTGAAAACTTTACATGCATGTTAATGAATATACTAGAAAGTAAAGCTATGATAAATCAATACAGTAAGTCTATGGCCATCACGTGATCGCACTTCGCTTGTCATTCCCACGACCCAcgggaagaaaaagagaaaaaaaaaaaaagctcatagTGCATGTTTTTTCCCCCACGTTTTTCCCCTTGAAATCGCTCGAgtaggaaactttcctttgCTTTTAGTGACTGATCAAGTAAACCAAATGGTGCTATAGTACCTGAATCCTTAGGATCTTCAATCTTTTTATTTCCTTTGATTTTATTCTATAGGACCCCTAACAATAAtaggaaaagaccaaaatacTCATTATTCATTATCAATAGAAAAATATTAGTGCGTGGATAGGGTAGATAAAAGGTATTGGAGAAAGATACAACTGTCAAATTTTGTGGGCCGAGGTTAAGTAAGATAGTAGAAAccaatttatttgaaaaaaaaataaaactctataaattaacttattttgcAACGCAGGGAGTATGTTCTTCCAATATTCCATTATACAACCTTGTTTGTTACCATGAGCAtgcaacatattttaaaaaacttgGTATTATAAATTACTAAATTTGGATTtaataaattgtaaaaaaaactattacttAGACTACAATCCAAAttcatttataaatattattattttcaaattttggaattattaagCCATAAAAAGTATCATcaacagttaaaaaaaaactaaatacatCTTGAATATTTATAAATTTCGAAATTgataaaacctttttttttgtgttgagCGAAGTGAGCGTAACTCAACTGGTTAGATTTCTTCATGTGGAACTAGCCCAACTAAGTTCAAGTCCTATATTTGACACACGTTTTCGCATTTACATGTATTTATTACTATATTGGTCCTATCCAGATTTATGATTTATGGTACTACGATTTATCTCATCTACtcaaaagttactatattttgcgacggatggagtatttaagTGGTAGGCAATGTACATATCGATAACGAGGCGTCTGTGGTGATTTTGAAAATATGATGATGTGTCCATGGTGACATCGAAGATATGATTTTATCTTCTTCAAATTATCGTGAGAATTTATAGGCTTTCTTATTAGTGTGGGAATTTGGATTTATCTCATCCACTCAAAagttactatatatattttgtgacggagagagtatttaagTGGTAGGCGATGTACATATCGATAATGAGGCGTCGGtgagtttgaaaatatgatGAGGGCATGATGACATTGAAGATATGATTTTATCTTCTTCAAATTATCATGAGAATTTATAGGATTTCTTATTAGTGTGGGAT
This region includes:
- the LOC127764216 gene encoding homeobox-leucine zipper protein ROC5, whose protein sequence is MSFGGLFDGGGGGGMQFPFASGFASSPALSLALDNAGGGIGGRMLGGGAGAGSSAGGAMTRDTEAENDSRSGSDHLDAISAAGEDDVEDAEPSNSRKRKKRYHRHTPQQIQELEALFKECPHPDEKQRAELSRRLSLDARQVKFWFQNRRTQMKTQLERHENALLKQENDKLRAENMTIREAMRSPMCGSCGSPAMLGEVSLEEQHLRIENARLKDELNRVCALATKFLGKPISLLSPPPLLQPHLSLPMPNSSLELAIGGIGGLGSLGTLPGCMNEFAGGVSSPMGTVITPARATGAAIPSLVGNIDRSVFLELAISAMDELVKMAQMDDPLWVPALPGSPSKEVLNFEEYLHSFLPCIGMKPAGYVSEASRESGLVIIDNSLALVETLMDERRWSDMFSCMIAKATVLEEVSTGIAGSRNGALLLMKAELQVLSPLVPIREVTFLRFCKQLAEGAWAVVDVSIDGLVRDHNSGTAPTGGNVKCRRVPSGCVMQDTPNGYCKVTWVEHTEYDEAPVHQLYRPLLRSGLAFGARRWLATLQRQCECLAILMSSATVTANDSTAISQEGKRSMLKLARRMTENFCAGVSASSAREWSKLDGATGSIGEDVRVMARKSVSEPGEPPGVVLSAATSVWVPVAPEKLFNFLRDEQLRAEWDILSNGGPMQEMTQIAKGQRDGNSVSLLRASAVSANQSSMLILQETCTDASGSIVVYAPVDIPAMQLVMNGGDSTYVALLPSGFAILPDGPRIGATGYETGGSLLTVAFQILVNNQPTAKLTVESVETVNNLISCTIKKIKTALQCDA